A genomic segment from Gemmatimonadaceae bacterium encodes:
- a CDS encoding 5'-nucleotidase C-terminal domain-containing protein — translation MKAFAVLAVAFVSASCAATVPPASSTGGSRGGASGFELLVLSTTDVHGHIRGWDYYANAPAAGRGLTRAATVVDSVRASNPGRVVLVDAGDLLQGNPFADVSRKQFADSLNPIISAMNAMRYDAAAIGNHEYNYGVPYLQRAVAQARFALLSANTYRPNGAHAFRAWTIVERRGVKIGIIGATTPGVMVWDAENVKGRITVGDIVPAVRQAVQGARVAGADIIMVTMHAGLDGPSSYDTVASGLPSENVAGRVAAEIPGIDLIVYGHSHREQKNLKIGSTLLVQPRNWAMSVGVAHLQLAREGNGWKVASAQGETIQSAARAESQTVIDVSAAAHKATVAYANTVIGSTRVAWRADSSRLRDTPLIDFMLEVMRKTAGADLASTAAFSTDASLDTGSITVAEMARLYPYDNTLRAVRINGQQLRDYLEFSARYYKGATTGPQAVPVPDPEIPGYNFDIVSGVDYTIDLARPIGSRITTLSIKGRPVAPSDSFTMALNNYRQTGGGGFSMLRGAAVVYDKQLEIRQLLIDEVTKQRDMRPAIYFSQNWSLIYPGAALSPAGGESQGGPLPAGTPRLRVIATNDFHGALEPRPDANGVMRGGAAYVAAVIKKTIAECAPECETLLLDGGDMFQGTPASNFAFGRPVVEYYNRLGYAAAALGNHEFDWGVDSLRARMKEARFAILGANVRFKDGRDVPWIRDDTLVVRGALKIGVIGIATRLTPTTTRAANVLNLRFDDPVPVVNARARSLRERGADMVIVVAHDGGFCAPDGVAPCRGEIIDIAGRLTEKIDAIVSGHSHSVIDVNVKGVPIVQARSSGRSIGVIDIPLQRASGALGAYGEVRDVVTTGTIPEPGIDSLVRLASRRVAALVNRPIARFASGLSREGSQYPLGNIIADAQRWAGKGDVAIMNNGGIRAGLRDGIATYGSLYEVQPFGNTLYRLSMRGSNLRSCLERIMTREQPRVHVSGITIGFNPAGAIGQKIVSLALPAGRTLAANAVYTVIVNDFIATSTDDLCSMKDAIRSTPIGITDLEALTGYLATLRSPIQPPVEARIVIRQ, via the coding sequence ATGAAAGCATTCGCCGTTCTTGCAGTGGCGTTCGTGTCAGCATCGTGCGCCGCTACCGTCCCGCCCGCTTCGAGCACCGGCGGATCTCGAGGAGGAGCGTCCGGGTTCGAACTGCTGGTTCTGAGCACCACCGATGTTCATGGCCACATTCGCGGCTGGGATTACTATGCGAACGCGCCCGCGGCGGGCAGAGGGCTCACCCGCGCCGCAACAGTGGTGGACTCTGTTCGGGCCTCAAACCCTGGTCGCGTGGTGCTGGTCGATGCGGGCGACCTGTTGCAAGGCAACCCCTTTGCCGACGTTTCGCGAAAGCAGTTCGCGGACTCCCTCAATCCGATAATCTCGGCGATGAATGCCATGCGGTATGACGCTGCCGCTATTGGAAATCATGAATACAACTATGGCGTTCCGTATCTGCAACGGGCAGTCGCGCAGGCGCGGTTCGCGTTGCTGTCGGCCAATACCTATCGGCCGAATGGGGCGCATGCTTTCCGCGCGTGGACGATTGTCGAGCGGCGTGGCGTCAAGATCGGCATCATCGGCGCCACCACTCCGGGAGTGATGGTCTGGGACGCGGAAAACGTCAAAGGCAGAATCACTGTGGGCGATATAGTGCCTGCAGTTCGCCAGGCGGTTCAGGGAGCCCGCGTTGCCGGAGCCGACATCATTATGGTGACAATGCACGCCGGGCTCGATGGCCCGTCGAGCTACGATACGGTGGCGTCTGGACTCCCAAGCGAAAACGTAGCGGGGCGGGTGGCAGCCGAAATTCCCGGAATCGATCTGATCGTCTACGGTCATTCACACCGTGAACAGAAGAATCTGAAAATCGGGTCGACACTTCTTGTGCAGCCGCGTAACTGGGCGATGAGTGTAGGCGTTGCACATCTGCAGCTTGCGCGCGAAGGAAATGGGTGGAAAGTCGCCTCGGCCCAAGGTGAAACGATACAATCGGCGGCCCGTGCCGAAAGTCAGACAGTCATCGACGTTTCGGCTGCCGCGCACAAGGCGACAGTCGCGTACGCCAACACTGTCATCGGATCTACGCGCGTGGCGTGGCGCGCAGACTCGTCGCGACTTCGTGACACCCCGCTTATCGATTTCATGCTGGAGGTCATGCGGAAGACAGCAGGCGCCGATCTGGCGTCGACGGCAGCCTTTTCCACCGATGCATCGCTCGACACCGGCTCTATCACGGTCGCCGAAATGGCGCGGCTTTACCCTTACGACAATACGCTCCGCGCCGTGCGCATAAACGGACAGCAGCTGCGTGATTATCTGGAGTTCAGCGCGAGATACTACAAAGGGGCTACTACTGGCCCGCAGGCTGTGCCCGTCCCCGACCCTGAGATTCCGGGATACAATTTCGATATCGTCTCCGGGGTGGACTACACCATCGACCTCGCGCGTCCGATTGGGTCCCGTATAACCACCTTGTCGATAAAAGGCAGGCCAGTGGCGCCGAGTGACAGTTTCACGATGGCGCTCAACAATTACAGGCAGACTGGCGGTGGCGGTTTCTCGATGCTGCGCGGGGCGGCCGTCGTATACGACAAGCAGCTGGAGATTCGCCAGCTGCTCATCGACGAAGTCACGAAGCAGCGCGATATGCGGCCGGCCATCTATTTCTCGCAGAACTGGTCGTTGATTTACCCGGGTGCCGCGCTGTCCCCGGCGGGCGGTGAATCCCAGGGCGGGCCGCTGCCGGCCGGCACTCCGCGATTGCGCGTCATTGCCACAAATGATTTTCACGGTGCGCTCGAGCCGCGCCCGGATGCAAATGGTGTCATGCGGGGTGGCGCTGCTTACGTTGCCGCTGTCATTAAGAAGACAATCGCCGAGTGCGCACCGGAATGTGAAACCCTCCTGCTCGACGGGGGCGACATGTTTCAGGGCACCCCGGCATCGAATTTCGCGTTTGGCCGTCCGGTGGTGGAGTACTACAACCGGCTGGGATACGCCGCTGCCGCGCTAGGCAACCACGAGTTCGACTGGGGCGTTGACTCGTTGCGAGCGCGGATGAAGGAGGCACGGTTCGCCATCCTGGGTGCGAACGTCAGATTCAAGGATGGTCGCGACGTACCGTGGATCCGCGACGATACCCTCGTGGTTCGTGGTGCACTGAAAATCGGTGTGATTGGCATCGCGACGCGCCTCACTCCGACAACAACCAGGGCGGCCAACGTCCTCAACCTCCGGTTCGACGATCCGGTTCCAGTCGTAAACGCGCGGGCACGGTCACTGCGCGAGCGGGGAGCGGATATGGTGATCGTCGTTGCGCACGACGGCGGGTTTTGCGCACCGGATGGGGTGGCACCGTGTCGCGGCGAGATCATTGACATTGCGGGCCGGCTCACCGAGAAAATTGACGCCATCGTCAGCGGTCACTCGCATAGCGTGATCGACGTGAACGTCAAAGGCGTTCCCATCGTGCAAGCCAGATCCAGCGGCCGCTCAATCGGCGTAATCGACATTCCGCTGCAGCGAGCGTCGGGGGCACTCGGGGCATATGGGGAGGTGAGAGACGTGGTAACGACAGGCACGATTCCGGAGCCTGGCATCGACTCGCTCGTCCGGCTTGCGTCGCGGCGCGTGGCTGCGCTCGTCAACCGGCCAATCGCCCGGTTTGCCTCGGGCCTGAGCCGGGAGGGCAGCCAGTATCCTCTTGGGAACATCATCGCCGACGCGCAACGATGGGCGGGAAAGGGCGACGTCGCGATCATGAACAACGGCGGTATCCGGGCCGGACTCCGCGACGGCATCGCAACGTACGGCTCCTTGTATGAAGTTCAGCCATTTGGAAATACCCTGTACCGACTCAGCATGCGCGGTTCGAATCTTCGCAGTTGCCTGGAACGGATAATGACGCGCGAGCAGCCGAGGGTGCATGTGAGCGGAATCACAATCGGATTCAATCCGGCGGGTGCAATTGGCCAGAAAATCGTATCGCTGGCGTTGCCGGCGGGTCGAACGCTGGCAGCCAACGCCGTCTACACTGTGATCGTCAACGACTTCATTGCAACAAGCACTGACGATCTGTGCTCCATGAAAGACGCGATTCGGTCGACGCCAATCGGCATCACTGATCTGGAGGCATTAACCGGTTATCTGGCAACTTTGCGTTCGCCAATACAACCGCCCGTCGAAGCGCGCATTGTCATCCGTCAATGA
- a CDS encoding response regulator transcription factor produces the protein MEQPAATGERVLVVDDEPDIVALVAYHLAKSGFRVVTATGGSEALDQARRERPALVVLDLMLPGMSGFDVLTALRNDESTRHVAVLMLTARREEPDRVRGLSLGADDYLTKPFSPAELVLRVKAILRRTGATPEADDVVNIGSISINRSAHGVSVEGAEVELTPTEYKLLLLLAERRGRVQARSHLLQSVWDAAPDIQTRTVDMHVQRLRTKLGSAGDLIETVRGFGYRIKPGSSRDP, from the coding sequence ATGGAACAGCCCGCAGCGACAGGCGAGCGGGTGCTCGTCGTCGACGACGAACCAGATATAGTAGCCCTCGTCGCGTACCACCTCGCGAAGTCAGGCTTCCGCGTCGTAACTGCGACCGGCGGATCTGAAGCGCTTGATCAGGCTCGCCGGGAGCGGCCGGCGCTCGTTGTCCTCGACCTGATGCTTCCCGGCATGTCGGGGTTCGACGTTCTCACTGCGCTGCGTAACGACGAATCAACCCGCCATGTCGCCGTGCTCATGCTCACCGCCAGACGCGAGGAGCCAGACCGCGTCCGCGGTCTGTCCCTCGGAGCCGACGACTATCTCACCAAGCCGTTCAGTCCAGCCGAACTGGTCCTCAGAGTGAAGGCCATTCTGCGGCGAACGGGTGCGACGCCTGAAGCTGATGATGTGGTGAATATCGGCTCCATATCGATCAACAGATCAGCCCATGGCGTAAGTGTCGAGGGAGCCGAAGTTGAGTTGACCCCGACTGAGTACAAATTGCTGCTGCTGCTCGCCGAGAGACGCGGACGGGTGCAGGCCCGGTCGCACTTGCTCCAGTCGGTGTGGGATGCTGCGCCCGACATTCAGACGAGAACGGTGGACATGCATGTGCAGCGGCTGCGAACCAAGCTTGGGTCGGCAGGTGACCTCATCGAAACCGTGCGTGGCTTCGGTTACCGCATCAAGCCCGGCTCGTCCAGGGATCCATGA
- a CDS encoding ATP-binding protein yields MKIAGRLQMHSVAVVALVVLLVRLILGTPLSELAVPAIVACMLVLVIGRIVAVSITRPIDELAGVARALALGDQTSRPPLSAPGEVGELATAVHRLAEQLSARMVAQHAEESLLAALIESLNEGVVAIGQRQQVLRINSAGRTLLRVTDDVPFGVDRLPRVRELQYAIQAALQGATTEPFELAVSGHTLSLTARPLTGGGAVLAFFDLTRIRQLEMVRRDFVANVSHELRTPLTVIAGFAETLADDDLPLERRRQFAKTIYTHTERMQRIVDDLLDLSRLESGRWTPSVSEQDVAAVAADALSSVQASADAKGLNLQVEVSAPASSLIADITALRQVLANLLENAVRHTSFGHVTVFADREIGGVWIGVRDSGPGIGAEHLPRIFERFYRVDAGRTRDSGGTGLGLAIVKHLVETHGGRVRAESAIGHGTTIAAFFPDRPHAA; encoded by the coding sequence ATGAAAATCGCCGGCCGGCTGCAAATGCACTCGGTCGCCGTTGTCGCGCTGGTAGTTCTTCTCGTACGGCTGATACTCGGCACTCCCCTATCTGAACTCGCCGTTCCGGCGATCGTTGCATGTATGCTGGTGCTTGTGATTGGACGGATAGTTGCGGTCAGTATTACCCGCCCGATCGACGAGCTCGCTGGCGTTGCGCGCGCTTTGGCGCTCGGCGATCAGACATCGCGGCCGCCACTGTCGGCCCCAGGCGAGGTTGGAGAACTCGCTACTGCCGTACATCGCCTGGCCGAACAGTTGAGCGCGAGGATGGTGGCCCAGCACGCTGAGGAATCGCTCCTGGCCGCGCTGATCGAATCACTGAATGAAGGTGTGGTGGCGATTGGCCAGCGACAACAGGTCCTGCGTATCAATTCGGCGGGTCGAACGCTTCTCCGAGTCACTGATGACGTGCCTTTCGGCGTCGACCGTTTGCCGCGGGTGCGTGAGCTACAGTACGCGATTCAGGCAGCGCTGCAGGGCGCGACCACTGAGCCTTTTGAGCTCGCCGTTAGCGGGCACACGCTCTCGCTGACAGCGCGTCCACTGACAGGGGGCGGCGCGGTACTCGCGTTTTTCGATCTCACGCGAATACGCCAGCTCGAGATGGTACGACGCGACTTCGTGGCGAATGTTTCTCACGAGCTGCGTACTCCGCTGACTGTCATCGCGGGGTTCGCGGAGACGCTGGCGGATGATGATTTACCCCTGGAGCGCCGTCGGCAGTTTGCGAAAACGATCTACACGCACACTGAGCGCATGCAGCGAATCGTCGATGATCTACTCGATCTTTCGCGCCTGGAGTCAGGGCGATGGACACCCTCAGTGTCCGAGCAGGACGTGGCCGCCGTAGCCGCCGACGCATTGTCATCGGTGCAGGCGTCGGCAGACGCAAAGGGCCTGAATCTGCAGGTGGAAGTTTCAGCACCTGCGTCATCGCTGATTGCAGACATCACCGCTCTCCGTCAGGTGCTCGCCAATCTGCTGGAGAACGCCGTGCGGCATACGTCCTTCGGGCACGTCACAGTTTTCGCAGACCGTGAAATCGGCGGCGTCTGGATTGGCGTAAGAGACAGCGGGCCGGGTATCGGCGCCGAGCACTTGCCGAGAATTTTCGAAAGGTTCTATCGCGTTGACGCGGGCCGCACCCGTGACAGTGGCGGGACCGGGCTTGGACTCGCGATTGTGAAACACCTCGTTGAAACGCACGGAGGACGTGTACGTGCCGAGAGTGCAATCGGCCACGGCACCACCATAGCCGCTTTCTTCCCGGACCGGCCGCACGCGGCCTGA
- a CDS encoding TonB-dependent receptor plug domain-containing protein, giving the protein MHTIARPRIVIAAALAIAAVTPFSAVAAQTPAPNATAASGRIVGRVIDARTGEGLTDVGIQVVGTTAGTASGLEGRFTLNRVTPGTVTLHLRRLGFAPKTVTGLVLSQGQTLEQSVTLEPVTVSLTTQVVTASSERGTVNEALDKQRTAVGVVSAVTREQIAKSPDSDAAQAVQRVSGVTVQDGKYVFVRGLGERYTTTSLNGARIPSPEPERKVVPLDLFPSSLIQSVTTSKNFTADQPGDFSGAQVDIRTREFPARGEIQFSSSMGYNDAVTNRSLFSAPTVGREWLGFAGSERRLPAVIAAAGRIERQPSQSDVNTFVSSFRNAWSPLAESPSPNRSIGVTAGGSSAIGSAQAGYIAALSYSNNQEVRENEVRAYAEPTDGTREIDRFEGSTGRATVLWGGIMNGSLMFGSNTRISLNNTYNRTSDNEARRENGFSENLGSRLLIDRLRFVERTVASSQIVAERQLGARQKLSLSFTGSAVNRAEPDRSEFIRVDPGAGQIPFWLDASEAAVRTFGDLNEKSYSTSGDYALQFGRPERQSQLKFGGIFRYTDRLATNRAYSIQASSLGLDDRRLAAEQIFDGRFTEASDAVFRIAPLSQGGSYGANEEVGAGYGMIEWMASDRLQIVSGARVERSYTLVSAEPTVGKRVRTNPVYTDVLPSLLFNFRVSESQNFRLSATQTLARPEYRELAEVQYRDVLGGENVLGNPALRRTLIRNADARWEWYPRSGEVLSVGVFAKRFQDPIERVFLATSGTRIVTFINADGADNLGVELEARTGLDRLGSFFAPLSVFSNMTFMRSEVRLGDDPRVAKEDRAMVGQAPYVINAGVSYAAPGSAISGTLLFNRVGRRILSASQRPLPVTYEESRSVLDFSLRFPVFARISGKFDARNLFDQEYLQTQGTVTRESYRAGRVYTLGLNWRP; this is encoded by the coding sequence ATGCATACCATCGCGCGTCCTCGGATCGTTATCGCTGCAGCACTGGCGATTGCAGCAGTCACTCCGTTTTCGGCCGTTGCAGCGCAGACACCTGCGCCAAACGCCACCGCGGCTTCCGGCCGCATTGTCGGCCGCGTAATTGATGCTCGCACTGGTGAAGGACTGACGGACGTCGGCATCCAGGTTGTAGGCACCACCGCTGGCACAGCGTCGGGCCTCGAGGGACGGTTCACCCTCAATCGCGTCACCCCCGGCACTGTCACGCTCCATCTGCGGCGCCTTGGGTTTGCTCCAAAAACGGTCACGGGACTTGTGTTGTCGCAGGGTCAGACGCTGGAACAGAGCGTCACGCTCGAGCCTGTCACCGTCTCGCTCACCACTCAGGTTGTCACTGCATCGAGCGAGCGGGGCACTGTGAACGAAGCGCTCGACAAGCAGCGCACTGCGGTCGGCGTGGTCAGTGCAGTGACGCGCGAACAGATCGCAAAGAGTCCGGACAGCGATGCTGCGCAGGCAGTGCAGCGTGTCAGCGGTGTCACGGTGCAGGACGGCAAATACGTCTTCGTCCGTGGACTCGGCGAGCGGTACACGACGACTTCGCTGAATGGAGCCCGAATCCCGAGCCCGGAGCCCGAGCGAAAAGTCGTTCCGCTCGATCTGTTTCCGTCGTCGCTCATTCAGTCAGTGACGACCTCCAAGAATTTCACCGCCGATCAGCCTGGCGACTTCAGTGGCGCGCAGGTCGACATCAGAACACGGGAGTTCCCGGCCCGTGGAGAGATTCAGTTTTCTTCGTCGATGGGGTACAACGACGCTGTTACGAACCGTTCGCTTTTCTCGGCCCCGACCGTGGGAAGAGAATGGCTGGGCTTCGCCGGAAGCGAGCGCAGGTTGCCCGCGGTTATCGCTGCAGCAGGCAGAATCGAGCGGCAGCCAAGTCAGTCCGATGTAAACACGTTCGTATCGTCATTCCGTAATGCATGGTCGCCGCTGGCGGAGAGCCCTTCGCCAAACAGGTCCATCGGCGTGACAGCCGGCGGCAGCAGCGCAATTGGCAGTGCACAGGCAGGCTACATCGCAGCACTGAGCTATTCGAACAATCAGGAGGTGCGTGAGAACGAAGTACGCGCATATGCCGAGCCCACCGACGGTACCAGGGAGATCGATCGGTTCGAGGGTTCCACGGGGAGAGCGACCGTTCTCTGGGGTGGCATCATGAACGGCAGCCTGATGTTCGGCAGCAACACACGCATCAGCCTGAACAATACTTACAACCGCACCTCGGACAACGAAGCGCGCCGGGAGAACGGGTTCAGCGAGAATCTCGGTTCGCGCCTGCTGATCGACCGCCTTCGGTTCGTGGAGCGAACGGTTGCCTCGAGCCAGATCGTCGCGGAACGCCAGCTTGGAGCGCGGCAGAAGCTCAGTCTGTCATTCACTGGCTCCGCGGTCAACCGGGCTGAGCCCGACCGATCGGAATTCATACGCGTCGATCCGGGCGCTGGCCAGATTCCTTTCTGGCTTGATGCCAGTGAGGCCGCAGTCCGTACGTTTGGCGATCTGAATGAAAAGAGCTATTCGACCAGTGGCGACTACGCGCTTCAGTTCGGGAGACCTGAAAGGCAGAGCCAGCTCAAGTTTGGCGGAATCTTCCGCTATACTGACCGCCTGGCGACGAATCGCGCCTACAGCATTCAGGCGAGTTCGCTCGGACTGGACGATAGACGCCTCGCGGCTGAACAGATCTTCGATGGTCGATTCACCGAAGCTTCCGATGCGGTTTTCCGGATTGCTCCGCTTTCGCAGGGAGGATCCTACGGCGCGAACGAAGAGGTGGGCGCCGGCTACGGGATGATCGAGTGGATGGCCAGCGACAGGTTGCAGATCGTCAGCGGCGCGCGCGTCGAGCGGTCTTACACCCTTGTTTCGGCGGAGCCAACCGTAGGCAAGAGAGTAAGAACCAACCCGGTTTACACCGACGTGCTTCCTTCCCTTCTCTTCAATTTCAGGGTATCCGAGTCCCAGAACTTCCGTCTGTCCGCAACGCAGACTCTGGCTCGCCCGGAATACCGGGAGCTTGCGGAAGTGCAGTATCGCGATGTGTTGGGTGGAGAGAATGTGCTCGGAAACCCGGCGTTGCGCCGGACGCTGATTCGTAACGCCGACGCGCGGTGGGAGTGGTATCCGCGCAGTGGTGAGGTTCTGAGCGTAGGCGTGTTTGCGAAACGTTTTCAGGATCCGATCGAACGGGTTTTCCTCGCGACATCGGGAACTCGCATTGTGACCTTCATCAATGCCGACGGCGCCGACAACCTGGGCGTCGAGCTCGAAGCGCGCACCGGTCTCGACAGGCTTGGATCGTTCTTCGCTCCGTTGAGCGTGTTCTCGAACATGACGTTCATGCGCAGCGAAGTGCGACTTGGTGATGATCCTCGGGTCGCGAAGGAAGACAGGGCGATGGTCGGCCAGGCTCCGTACGTGATCAATGCCGGTGTTTCGTATGCTGCTCCAGGGAGCGCCATCAGCGGCACGCTGCTGTTCAACCGGGTTGGCCGCAGAATCCTGAGCGCCAGCCAGCGTCCGCTTCCCGTGACCTACGAGGAATCGCGGAGTGTGCTGGATTTCTCGCTGAGATTCCCGGTATTCGCAAGAATCTCCGGAAAGTTCGACGCCCGCAATCTGTTTGATCAGGAATATCTGCAGACTCAAGGTACCGTCACTCGCGAATCGTATCGGGCAGGGCGGGTCTACACGCTCGGATTGAACTGGCGTCCGTAA
- the pstS gene encoding phosphate ABC transporter substrate-binding protein PstS has protein sequence MNRWLSVAFAFIFAACAPDQSGGEGRASGSGSVDLTGAGATFPYPLYSKWFADYATAKGVRINYQSIGSGGGIRQFSEGTVDFGASDSPMKDDEIAKAKGPVLHIPTVLGAIAITYNLPELSAPLKLTGDVLADVFLGKIKKWNDPRLAASNPGVKLPGSDILVVHRSDGSGTTFVFTDYLAAVSPAWVAGPGRGKEVPWPVGLGGKGNEGVAGQVKQTPGAIGYVELAYAKQNRLAFAAIRNSAGQFVLPSPAGMTAAAAAVAKALPANTDYRISIVNAPDAASYPISSFTWILAYAQQADSVKGRKLVDFLRWALTEGEKQAASLDYAPLPESMLTSLQGRLDSIKIGTTP, from the coding sequence GTGAATCGTTGGCTAAGTGTCGCTTTCGCTTTCATTTTCGCCGCATGCGCCCCTGATCAGTCCGGCGGCGAGGGACGTGCGTCCGGCTCCGGGTCTGTCGATCTCACAGGCGCTGGTGCCACGTTCCCATATCCACTGTACTCGAAGTGGTTTGCGGATTACGCCACCGCGAAAGGCGTTCGCATCAACTATCAGTCGATCGGCTCGGGCGGCGGCATTCGCCAGTTTTCCGAGGGCACGGTTGACTTCGGCGCATCAGATAGCCCGATGAAGGACGACGAGATTGCGAAGGCGAAAGGCCCAGTGCTCCACATTCCAACGGTGCTCGGCGCCATCGCTATCACCTACAACCTGCCTGAGCTTTCTGCGCCCCTCAAGCTTACCGGCGATGTGCTTGCAGATGTCTTCCTTGGAAAGATAAAAAAGTGGAACGACCCCCGACTGGCGGCATCGAATCCCGGAGTGAAGCTGCCAGGCAGCGACATACTTGTTGTCCATAGAAGTGATGGCAGCGGCACGACGTTCGTTTTCACCGACTACCTGGCAGCAGTGAGTCCTGCGTGGGTTGCGGGGCCCGGTCGCGGTAAGGAAGTGCCCTGGCCGGTGGGTCTCGGTGGAAAGGGCAATGAAGGCGTGGCGGGACAGGTCAAGCAGACACCCGGCGCAATTGGCTACGTCGAACTCGCGTACGCGAAACAGAACCGCCTCGCGTTTGCCGCGATCCGGAATTCTGCCGGCCAGTTCGTGTTGCCGTCGCCGGCAGGGATGACAGCGGCGGCAGCGGCGGTGGCCAAAGCGCTTCCCGCAAACACGGACTACAGGATTTCCATCGTAAACGCGCCTGACGCGGCCAGCTATCCGATTTCCTCATTCACCTGGATTCTGGCTTACGCGCAGCAGGCCGACAGCGTGAAGGGACGGAAACTCGTCGACTTTCTCCGATGGGCGCTCACAGAAGGAGAGAAACAGGCGGCTTCACTCGATTACGCACCGCTTCCCGAGTCAATGCTTACCAGCCTGCAAGGACGTCTCGACTCGATAAAGATCGGCACGACGCCGTGA
- the pstC gene encoding phosphate ABC transporter permease subunit PstC, translated as MEASARGDRVYHAITTAFAVSIPLLLVLIAISIGIAAWPALSQAGFSFITSSEWDVARGKFGAAPAIYGTIVSSAIALLIATPLAIGVSIFLSEIAPPWLRQPVGFLVDLLAAIPSVVYGLWGIFVLIPLLRDPIAPFLSDTLRLGSTPLFSGPNYGYSMLAAGLILAIMILPFISAVTREVLLAVPRSQREAALALGATRWEMIRDAVLPYARSGIIGGIILGLGRALGETMAVTMLIGNRPEISASLFAPGYTMASLIANEFTEATSDLHLSALMAVGAVLFVITLIVNALARWLVWQVTRKSAR; from the coding sequence ATGGAAGCATCGGCGCGCGGCGACCGCGTTTATCACGCAATTACCACTGCTTTCGCTGTTTCGATTCCGCTGTTGCTCGTGCTGATCGCGATCTCGATCGGTATTGCAGCGTGGCCTGCACTTTCGCAGGCAGGCTTCTCATTTATCACCTCGAGCGAATGGGACGTTGCCCGCGGCAAGTTCGGCGCTGCGCCCGCCATCTACGGAACGATCGTCTCTTCCGCGATTGCTCTCCTTATCGCGACGCCGCTCGCCATCGGTGTTTCTATCTTCCTCTCGGAGATCGCACCCCCGTGGCTCAGACAACCGGTGGGCTTCCTGGTTGACCTTCTGGCAGCCATCCCCAGCGTCGTGTATGGACTCTGGGGAATTTTCGTTCTGATCCCGCTCCTGCGAGATCCGATCGCGCCGTTTTTGAGCGACACACTGAGACTTGGCAGCACTCCGCTCTTCAGTGGTCCCAACTATGGCTACAGCATGCTCGCCGCCGGCTTGATACTGGCCATCATGATCCTGCCATTCATATCAGCCGTTACCCGGGAAGTTTTACTCGCAGTGCCGCGGTCGCAGCGCGAGGCGGCGCTCGCTTTGGGAGCTACCCGTTGGGAGATGATCCGCGATGCGGTGCTGCCGTACGCCCGGTCGGGAATCATTGGAGGCATAATTTTGGGACTCGGCCGCGCGCTCGGCGAGACGATGGCCGTGACAATGCTGATCGGGAACAGGCCGGAGATATCAGCGTCACTGTTCGCCCCCGGGTATACAATGGCCTCGCTTATCGCAAATGAGTTTACGGAAGCTACCAGCGACCTTCACCTGTCCGCCCTGATGGCGGTGGGCGCTGTGCTGTTTGTCATCACTCTGATCGTCAACGCGCTCGCACGCTGGCTGGTGTGGCAGGTGACAAGGAAGTCGGCGAGATGA